One genomic segment of Oncorhynchus mykiss isolate Arlee chromosome 10, USDA_OmykA_1.1, whole genome shotgun sequence includes these proteins:
- the LOC110534571 gene encoding sterile alpha motif domain-containing protein 9 isoform X1, with protein sequence MSDTTVSPEGAESGKSEHIRQWLHSSPTAPQEYNEDVAGSSLLCPGKQGLVAQEERAESPSCLSMKSDHSMGQPINFHRGHGTRDKREGAESPTSSCVSMRSDRSMDPPINYKREFIPNHREGADSPTPSYLSMKSDQSMGPSSRMMTSDTTQLSIGGVHATMHTEHHGMNRVSNLREFPQRIEDWTKEHVKEWLISSLKLPEVATKLYEQDVSGASLVCIEKQDLTDFGVKFGPAIQIIKNVEILRNDLESVGRSMRSPESDPFRRQERFRFRAIPEARMGSHEETQDSDSVKSESVAPSLSSSWTSVEELRHSGSDVASPILLPMVESEYIPAYGNMEDNTRQSETSISSFDHLRETAPNLEKRICPPRPFDQNDLSFTYIQNDILPPESGPSNLIDPVHEYKLLPSTEEASEIDILEKFSNEVFRFSAACMNSRTNGTIHFGVTGGLGHMHGQVIGQNLPSFNMYTDRFDLHLKEHFGEETNIARSCIRPPKFFQVQRLDGATSDKWVIEVDVVPSYSQTQEKLFYTSIIPEQNGEEYKTECLFIRQGPKSINILADNNPRSLQEKMRGLTEEVKCWSSARKSKEESNCQQPNQNHQGQRLKQLITHGRDTLENSLQVLVVTNKCHPSQHEHLGFLKEMKLFAVLEFDPESDMNGTCSFYRTDRIANLHYPRMYNTNDNVSSVIGKLNLFKQTSWVFCNGRANEVSEADRPFSTSEWLKKRAGEISDMVSFLCNPDVLSKDRLLVVFMLHSGVTDISSPILEAFCAIYRTLEGEDNMLCICKDSNVFSQWRDMINTRCKVDITSKCIYELSLNEIDCTIRKIKEPQTRSSRRYLPSSGSSSVLLTQKDEELMTVLDILSENECENTEIETKDTFEEFKTNTEEDFYRGGQVTWWNFYLSERPGCLPFIKRDKYEDLHNLITPTERYTSPCIIINLFHHPGCGGTTLAMHVLWNLRCKFRCAVLKNTTAQNSEIAVQVTHLLTCGKEKQLSYSPVLLLVDNWEDVEDLQRCILSAANEKKKPDTLMVIILNCERSQIPAESSRNSRLDNVFMINKLSTKEQSFFEVKLKELKGHHQKPETFYAFMIMTNNFSEKYIKNLVRNTLKDLDTSRKEGQLFSLLALLNTYVNGSYMALSLCEDFVGIRNALWGKETLEDKINPYSTLLIRFNIEEHGTYQAVRFLHQMIASNCLKVLTGKHKLQLGEITTSLLHCDLLYKSGMGKDILVQNIQSMLITRQRKELGHDKDTLFSPLIEDIQTDEGISQIKEVLVRATMRFDKNATLPQALARHFYLKEKDYISALQWAKDAQQKMYNSYIADTLGQVYKSHLKYEIERAEELTPEGLDKCLKLAFQATKAFRDSQELAKKDEPMDSLDLPNRKRQRTYNTSGYVGEMEVSMIVFDIIKDIPFFKKSDALQRDKMLQFLKNHLPVSDFHETTNSTNYQFIAVLSDHEKFLVSLKPRLKEMFSFFENYFTYLKPRSIEKETAEDRNKRKVSELFKKYIHIFCSSGEERASERASKPKLSLRQEIEEQRNYLEQKRADSFAGLLQYLNEKNGNQIELILKKLQFIVQNSTRKLMADRINFILANIVLHCVKQSSTLLKRYEELVSLLNEALQEEGTNSNCTELYYLSMLLMWPRKDNLLESTTTFKNIGTYVTSSKKSFHRRFSHMLPAKSCIAHFYLGKSRGLRRIIHKGRLDQLLYKEGPKTSHKKASSKDRPPNPHQLWQSGAIWRDPEIQNLLQRVKGKTENGDIYVYYGGNLKISVRPVYLGGVRSGCSTEEVSFYLGFTMEGPVAYDIKYENDR encoded by the exons ATGAGTGACACCACTGTATCGCCTGAGGGTGCAGAGAGTGGGAAGAGTGAACATATCCGCCAATGGCTGCATAGTAGTCCCACTGCCCCACAGGAGTATAATGAGGACGTTGCAGGGTCAAGTCTTCTCTGCCCTGGTAAACAGGGCTTGGTGGCccaggaggagagagcagagtcaCCTAGCTGTCTGTCAATGAAGAGTGATCACTCAATGGGTCAGCCAATCAACTTCCACCGAGGACATGGCACAAGGGACAAAag GGAGGGTGCAGAGTCACCTACATCCAGCTGTGTGTCAATGAGGAGTGACCGCTCAATGGATCCACCGATAAACTACAAGAGAGAGTTTATTCCCAATCACAG GGAGGGAGCAGACTCACCTACGCCCAGCTATCTGTCAATGAAGAGTGACCAGTCAATGGGTCCATCTTCAAG GATGATGACATCAGACACAACACAACTGTCCATTGGTGGAGTGCATGCAACAATG CATACTGAACATCATGGCATGAACAGAGTCAGCAACCTCAGAGAATTCCCACAGAGAATCGAAGACTGGACGAAGGAGCATGTGAAAGAGTGGCTAATTAGTAGCCTCAAACTCCCTGAGGTCGCAACAAAACTTTATGAACAGGACGTGTCAGGAGCTAGCCTGGTTTGCATTGAGAAACAGGACTTGACTGATTTCGGTGTTAAGTTTGGGCCTGCGATTCAAATCATAAAAAATGTAGAGATACTGAGAAACGACTTGGAGAGTGTAGGGAGAAGCATGAGATCCCCTGAGAGTGACCCCTTCAGAAGACAGGAGAGATTTAGATTTAGAGCCATACCAGAAGCTAGGATGGGGTCACATGAGGAAACTCAGGATTCTGACAGTGTGAAATCGGAGTCGGTGGCTCCAAGTCTAAGCTCATCATGGACATCAGTGGAAGAACTGAGACATTCCGGTTCAGATGTTGCATcccccattctactgccaatggtaGAGTCGGAATACATTCCAGCTTATGGAAATATGGAGGACAATACGAGACAAAGTGAGACGTCCATCTCATCATTTGACCACTTAAGAGAAACTGCTCCAAATCTGGAGAAGAGAATATGTCCCCCACGTCCCTTTGACCAAAACGACCTATCGTTCACATACATACAAAATGATATCCTCCCCCCTGAATCCGGTCCAAGCAATCTCATTGACCCGGTACATGAGTACAAGCTCCTGCCAAGCACAGAGGAAGCCAGTGAGATAGATATTCTGGAAAAGTTCAGCAATGAAGTGTTTCGTTTTTCCGCAGCCTGCATGAACTCTCGCACCAATGGTACAATTCATTTTGGGGTGACAGGCGGGCTCGGACACATGCATGGACAGGTGATTGGGCAAAACCTGCCATCATTCAATATGTATACAGACAGGTTTGACTTGCATCTCAAGGAACACTTTGGAGAAGAAACAAATATCGCAAGATCATGCATCAGACCTCCAAAATTCTTTCAGGTTCAACGTCTAGATGGCGCGACTTCAGACAAGTGGGTGATAGAAGTTGATGTTGTCCCAAGTTATTCACAGACTCAAGAGAAGCTTTTCTATACCTCAATAATACCTGAACAAAATGGAGAAGAATACAAAACTGAATGTCTGTTTATTCGACAAGGTCCAAAGAGCATCAACATTCTTGCAGACAATAATCCCAGAAGTCTACAGGAGAAGATGAGAGGTTTGACAGAGGAAGTCAAATGTTGGTCATCAGCACGCAAGTCAAAAGAGGAGAGCAACTGTCAGCAGCCCAACCAAAACCACCAAGGTCAGAGGCTAAAACAATTGATAACTCATGGGAGAGACACACTTGAAAACTCATTGCAAGTTCTAGTTGTCACAAACAAGTGCCACCCCAGTCAACATGAACATTTGGGTTTTTTGAAAGAGATGAAGTTGTTTGCAGTGCTCGAGTTTGACCCAGAATCTGACATGAACGGGACATGCAGTTTCTACAGAACAGATCGCATAGCGAATCTTCATTACCCTCGAATGTACAATACTAATGACAATGTCTCCAGTGTTATCGGAAAGCTGAACTTGTTTAAGCAGACAAGCTGGGTCTTTTGTAATGGTCGAGCAAATGAGGTCAGTGAAGCAGACAGACCTTTCAGTACCAGTGAATGGCTGAAGAAACGTGCTGGAGAAATCAGCGATATGGTTTCATTTCTCTGCAATCCAGACGTCTTGTCGAAAGACAGATTACTTGTGGTGTTCATGCTTCACTCAGGAGTCACTGACATCTCAAGCCCTATACTTGAGGCCTTTTGTGCGATCTATCGCACTCTTGAGGGTGAGGATAATATGCTCTGCATATGCAAAGATTCCAATGTATTCAGTCAATGGAGAGACATGATAAACACTCGCTGCAAAGTGGATATTACTAGTAAATGTATCTACGAATTGAGCCTGAATGAAATCGACTGCACCATCAGGAAAATCAAAGAACCCCAGACACGGTCCTCTAGGAGATATCTGCCATCTTCTGGCTCCAGTTCAGTCCTCCTGACACAAAAAGACGAAGAGCTGATGACCGTACTTGATATACTGAGTGAAAATGAATGTGAGAACACTGAAATTGAAACCAAAGACACTTTTGAGGAATTCAAGACCAACACGGAGGAGGACTTTTACAGAGGCGGACAAGTGACTTGGTGGAACTTCTACTTGTCCGAGAGGCCAGGTTGTCTGCCATTCATCAAACGTGACAAGTATGAGGATCTTCACAACCTGATCACACCTACAGAGAGGTACACATCGCCATGCATAATAATAAACCTCTTCCATCATCCAGGATGTGGTGGAACAACACTGGCCATGCACGTGTTGTGGAACTTGAGATGTAAATTCAGATGTGCCGTTCTGAAAAACACCACAGCACAGAACAGTGAGATCGCAGTCCAAGTCACACACCTGCTGACCTGTGGCAAAGAGAAGCAGTTGAGTTATTCTCCTGTTCTACTCTTGGTGGACAACTGGGAGGACGTTGAAGACCTACAGAGATGCATACTAAGTGCAGCCAACGAGAAGAAGAAACCTGACACTCTGATGGTCATCATACTGAACTGTGAGAGATCACAGATTCCTGCAGAGAGCTCCAGAAACAGCCGACTTGACAATGTGTTCATGATCAACAAGCTCTCCACCAAAGAGCAGAGCTTCTTTGAGGTGAAACTGAAAGAGCTCAAAGGTCACCATCAAAAACCTGAAACGTTCTACGCCTTCATGATCATGACAAACAATTTCAGTGAGAAGTACATCAAGAATCTGGTGCGAAACACCCTGAAAGACCTTGACACCTCCAGAAAAGAAGGACAGCTATTTTCACTCTTAGCTTTGCTAAATACATATGTGAATGGCTCCTACATGGCCCTGTCCCTATGTGAGGATTTTGTGGGGATTAGGAATGCTCTGTGGGGAAAAGAGACACTTGAGGACAAAATTAACCCATACTCCACGCTACTGATCCGCTTCAACATTGAAGAGCACGGCACTTATCAGGCAGTTCGGTTTCTACACCAAATGATTGCAAGTAATTGCCTCAAAGTCCTCACCGGAAAGCACAAGCTTCAACTGGGGGAAATAACAACCAGTCTGTTACACTGTGACTTGCTGTACAAATCTGGCATGGGTAAGGACATCCTGGTTCAAAACATCCAAAGTATGCTGATCACGCGGCAACGAAAGGAACTTGGACATGACAAAGATACACTCTTCTCTCCTTTGATTGAAGACATACAGACGGATGAGGGAATCAGCCAAATCAAAGAAGTTCTTGTAAGAGCAACAATGAGATTTGACAAAAACGCAACTCTGCCACAAGCTTTGGCAAGGCATTTCTATCTGAAAGAGAAGGATTATATATCTGCTCTGCAATGGGCCAAGGATGCACAGCAGAAAATGTACAATTCTTACATTGCAGACACATTGGGACAGGTGTACAAAAGCCACCTGAAATATGAAATTGAACGTGCTGAGGAGCTCACTCCAGAAGGGTTAGACAAATGCCTAAAATTAGCATTTCAGGCCACCAAAGCATTCAGAGATTCACAGGAACTCGCAAAGAAGGACGAGCCAATGGATTCCCTTGATCTGCCCAACAGAAAGAGGCAACGAACCTACAACACATCTGGGTATGTCGGTGAAATGGAAGTTTCAATGATTGTTTTTGATATCATCAAAGATATTCCTTTTTTCAAAAAAAGTGATGCACTCCAGCGAGACAAAATGCTGCAGTTCCTCAAAAACCACTTGCCAGTGAGTGATTTTCATGAAACAACAAACAGTACAAATTATCAATTCATTGCTGTTCTGTCAGACCACGAGAAATTCCTGGTCTCTTTGAAGCCACGGCTGAAGGAGATGTTCAGTTTTTTTGAGAACTACTTCACATACCTGAAGCCAAGGTCAATTGAGAAGGAGACAGCAGAGGACAGAAACAAACGAAAAGTATCAGAGCTCTTCAAGAAGTACATTCACATCTTCTGTTCCTCGGGAGAAGAGAGAGCCTCCGAAAGGGCCAGTAAACCAAAACTGAGTCTCCGGCAGGAGATAGAGGAGCAGCGAAACTATTTGGAGCAAAAACGAGCAGATTCATTTGCTGGTCTTCTCCAGTATCTGAATGAGAAGAATGGGAATCAAATTGAATTAATTCTGAAGAAATTGCAGTTCATTGTTCAAAATTCTACACGGAAACTCATGGCTGATCGGATCAATTTCATCCTTGCAAACATTGTTCTTCACTGCGTTAAGCAAAGCTCAACATTGCTGAAGAGGTACGAGGAGCTGGTCTCCCTTCTCAACGAGGCACTGCAAGAAGAGGGAACCAATTCAAACTGCACAGAGCTGTACTACCTCTCAATGTTGCTGATGTGGCCAAGAAAGGACAACCTGCTTGAGAGCACCACAACGTTCAAAAACATTGGCACGTATGTCACTTCATCGAAAAAATCTTTCCATCGTCGCTTCTCCCACATGTTGCCGGCGAAGAGTTGCATCGCACATTTCTACCTCGGGAAATCAAGAGGACTGAGGAGAATAATTCACAAAGGCAGGCTTGATCAGTTGCTGTACAAAGAGGGACCCAAAACATCACACAAGAAGGCCTCATCCAAAGATAGACCCCCAAACCCGCATCAACTGTGGCAAAGTGGAGCAATATGGAGGGATCCTGAGATACAAAACCTTTTACAGCGGGTCAAAGGCAAAACGGAAAACGGTGATATTTATGTTTACTACGGGGGCAATTTGAAAATCTCAGTGCGTCCAGTATACCTTGGTGGAGTCCGGAGTGGATGCAGTACGGAGGAGGTCTCCTTTTACCTTGGATTCACCATGGAGGGACCCGTCGCTTATGACATAAAGTATGAAAATGACCGGTAA
- the LOC110534571 gene encoding sterile alpha motif domain-containing protein 9 isoform X2 encodes MSDTTVSPEGAESGKSEHIRQWLHSSPTAPQEYNEDVAGSSLLCPGKQGLVAQEERAESPSCLSMKSDHSMGQPINFHRGHGTRDKREGADSPTPSYLSMKSDQSMGPSSRMMTSDTTQLSIGGVHATMHTEHHGMNRVSNLREFPQRIEDWTKEHVKEWLISSLKLPEVATKLYEQDVSGASLVCIEKQDLTDFGVKFGPAIQIIKNVEILRNDLESVGRSMRSPESDPFRRQERFRFRAIPEARMGSHEETQDSDSVKSESVAPSLSSSWTSVEELRHSGSDVASPILLPMVESEYIPAYGNMEDNTRQSETSISSFDHLRETAPNLEKRICPPRPFDQNDLSFTYIQNDILPPESGPSNLIDPVHEYKLLPSTEEASEIDILEKFSNEVFRFSAACMNSRTNGTIHFGVTGGLGHMHGQVIGQNLPSFNMYTDRFDLHLKEHFGEETNIARSCIRPPKFFQVQRLDGATSDKWVIEVDVVPSYSQTQEKLFYTSIIPEQNGEEYKTECLFIRQGPKSINILADNNPRSLQEKMRGLTEEVKCWSSARKSKEESNCQQPNQNHQGQRLKQLITHGRDTLENSLQVLVVTNKCHPSQHEHLGFLKEMKLFAVLEFDPESDMNGTCSFYRTDRIANLHYPRMYNTNDNVSSVIGKLNLFKQTSWVFCNGRANEVSEADRPFSTSEWLKKRAGEISDMVSFLCNPDVLSKDRLLVVFMLHSGVTDISSPILEAFCAIYRTLEGEDNMLCICKDSNVFSQWRDMINTRCKVDITSKCIYELSLNEIDCTIRKIKEPQTRSSRRYLPSSGSSSVLLTQKDEELMTVLDILSENECENTEIETKDTFEEFKTNTEEDFYRGGQVTWWNFYLSERPGCLPFIKRDKYEDLHNLITPTERYTSPCIIINLFHHPGCGGTTLAMHVLWNLRCKFRCAVLKNTTAQNSEIAVQVTHLLTCGKEKQLSYSPVLLLVDNWEDVEDLQRCILSAANEKKKPDTLMVIILNCERSQIPAESSRNSRLDNVFMINKLSTKEQSFFEVKLKELKGHHQKPETFYAFMIMTNNFSEKYIKNLVRNTLKDLDTSRKEGQLFSLLALLNTYVNGSYMALSLCEDFVGIRNALWGKETLEDKINPYSTLLIRFNIEEHGTYQAVRFLHQMIASNCLKVLTGKHKLQLGEITTSLLHCDLLYKSGMGKDILVQNIQSMLITRQRKELGHDKDTLFSPLIEDIQTDEGISQIKEVLVRATMRFDKNATLPQALARHFYLKEKDYISALQWAKDAQQKMYNSYIADTLGQVYKSHLKYEIERAEELTPEGLDKCLKLAFQATKAFRDSQELAKKDEPMDSLDLPNRKRQRTYNTSGYVGEMEVSMIVFDIIKDIPFFKKSDALQRDKMLQFLKNHLPVSDFHETTNSTNYQFIAVLSDHEKFLVSLKPRLKEMFSFFENYFTYLKPRSIEKETAEDRNKRKVSELFKKYIHIFCSSGEERASERASKPKLSLRQEIEEQRNYLEQKRADSFAGLLQYLNEKNGNQIELILKKLQFIVQNSTRKLMADRINFILANIVLHCVKQSSTLLKRYEELVSLLNEALQEEGTNSNCTELYYLSMLLMWPRKDNLLESTTTFKNIGTYVTSSKKSFHRRFSHMLPAKSCIAHFYLGKSRGLRRIIHKGRLDQLLYKEGPKTSHKKASSKDRPPNPHQLWQSGAIWRDPEIQNLLQRVKGKTENGDIYVYYGGNLKISVRPVYLGGVRSGCSTEEVSFYLGFTMEGPVAYDIKYENDR; translated from the exons ATGAGTGACACCACTGTATCGCCTGAGGGTGCAGAGAGTGGGAAGAGTGAACATATCCGCCAATGGCTGCATAGTAGTCCCACTGCCCCACAGGAGTATAATGAGGACGTTGCAGGGTCAAGTCTTCTCTGCCCTGGTAAACAGGGCTTGGTGGCccaggaggagagagcagagtcaCCTAGCTGTCTGTCAATGAAGAGTGATCACTCAATGGGTCAGCCAATCAACTTCCACCGAGGACATGGCACAAGGGACAAAag GGAGGGAGCAGACTCACCTACGCCCAGCTATCTGTCAATGAAGAGTGACCAGTCAATGGGTCCATCTTCAAG GATGATGACATCAGACACAACACAACTGTCCATTGGTGGAGTGCATGCAACAATG CATACTGAACATCATGGCATGAACAGAGTCAGCAACCTCAGAGAATTCCCACAGAGAATCGAAGACTGGACGAAGGAGCATGTGAAAGAGTGGCTAATTAGTAGCCTCAAACTCCCTGAGGTCGCAACAAAACTTTATGAACAGGACGTGTCAGGAGCTAGCCTGGTTTGCATTGAGAAACAGGACTTGACTGATTTCGGTGTTAAGTTTGGGCCTGCGATTCAAATCATAAAAAATGTAGAGATACTGAGAAACGACTTGGAGAGTGTAGGGAGAAGCATGAGATCCCCTGAGAGTGACCCCTTCAGAAGACAGGAGAGATTTAGATTTAGAGCCATACCAGAAGCTAGGATGGGGTCACATGAGGAAACTCAGGATTCTGACAGTGTGAAATCGGAGTCGGTGGCTCCAAGTCTAAGCTCATCATGGACATCAGTGGAAGAACTGAGACATTCCGGTTCAGATGTTGCATcccccattctactgccaatggtaGAGTCGGAATACATTCCAGCTTATGGAAATATGGAGGACAATACGAGACAAAGTGAGACGTCCATCTCATCATTTGACCACTTAAGAGAAACTGCTCCAAATCTGGAGAAGAGAATATGTCCCCCACGTCCCTTTGACCAAAACGACCTATCGTTCACATACATACAAAATGATATCCTCCCCCCTGAATCCGGTCCAAGCAATCTCATTGACCCGGTACATGAGTACAAGCTCCTGCCAAGCACAGAGGAAGCCAGTGAGATAGATATTCTGGAAAAGTTCAGCAATGAAGTGTTTCGTTTTTCCGCAGCCTGCATGAACTCTCGCACCAATGGTACAATTCATTTTGGGGTGACAGGCGGGCTCGGACACATGCATGGACAGGTGATTGGGCAAAACCTGCCATCATTCAATATGTATACAGACAGGTTTGACTTGCATCTCAAGGAACACTTTGGAGAAGAAACAAATATCGCAAGATCATGCATCAGACCTCCAAAATTCTTTCAGGTTCAACGTCTAGATGGCGCGACTTCAGACAAGTGGGTGATAGAAGTTGATGTTGTCCCAAGTTATTCACAGACTCAAGAGAAGCTTTTCTATACCTCAATAATACCTGAACAAAATGGAGAAGAATACAAAACTGAATGTCTGTTTATTCGACAAGGTCCAAAGAGCATCAACATTCTTGCAGACAATAATCCCAGAAGTCTACAGGAGAAGATGAGAGGTTTGACAGAGGAAGTCAAATGTTGGTCATCAGCACGCAAGTCAAAAGAGGAGAGCAACTGTCAGCAGCCCAACCAAAACCACCAAGGTCAGAGGCTAAAACAATTGATAACTCATGGGAGAGACACACTTGAAAACTCATTGCAAGTTCTAGTTGTCACAAACAAGTGCCACCCCAGTCAACATGAACATTTGGGTTTTTTGAAAGAGATGAAGTTGTTTGCAGTGCTCGAGTTTGACCCAGAATCTGACATGAACGGGACATGCAGTTTCTACAGAACAGATCGCATAGCGAATCTTCATTACCCTCGAATGTACAATACTAATGACAATGTCTCCAGTGTTATCGGAAAGCTGAACTTGTTTAAGCAGACAAGCTGGGTCTTTTGTAATGGTCGAGCAAATGAGGTCAGTGAAGCAGACAGACCTTTCAGTACCAGTGAATGGCTGAAGAAACGTGCTGGAGAAATCAGCGATATGGTTTCATTTCTCTGCAATCCAGACGTCTTGTCGAAAGACAGATTACTTGTGGTGTTCATGCTTCACTCAGGAGTCACTGACATCTCAAGCCCTATACTTGAGGCCTTTTGTGCGATCTATCGCACTCTTGAGGGTGAGGATAATATGCTCTGCATATGCAAAGATTCCAATGTATTCAGTCAATGGAGAGACATGATAAACACTCGCTGCAAAGTGGATATTACTAGTAAATGTATCTACGAATTGAGCCTGAATGAAATCGACTGCACCATCAGGAAAATCAAAGAACCCCAGACACGGTCCTCTAGGAGATATCTGCCATCTTCTGGCTCCAGTTCAGTCCTCCTGACACAAAAAGACGAAGAGCTGATGACCGTACTTGATATACTGAGTGAAAATGAATGTGAGAACACTGAAATTGAAACCAAAGACACTTTTGAGGAATTCAAGACCAACACGGAGGAGGACTTTTACAGAGGCGGACAAGTGACTTGGTGGAACTTCTACTTGTCCGAGAGGCCAGGTTGTCTGCCATTCATCAAACGTGACAAGTATGAGGATCTTCACAACCTGATCACACCTACAGAGAGGTACACATCGCCATGCATAATAATAAACCTCTTCCATCATCCAGGATGTGGTGGAACAACACTGGCCATGCACGTGTTGTGGAACTTGAGATGTAAATTCAGATGTGCCGTTCTGAAAAACACCACAGCACAGAACAGTGAGATCGCAGTCCAAGTCACACACCTGCTGACCTGTGGCAAAGAGAAGCAGTTGAGTTATTCTCCTGTTCTACTCTTGGTGGACAACTGGGAGGACGTTGAAGACCTACAGAGATGCATACTAAGTGCAGCCAACGAGAAGAAGAAACCTGACACTCTGATGGTCATCATACTGAACTGTGAGAGATCACAGATTCCTGCAGAGAGCTCCAGAAACAGCCGACTTGACAATGTGTTCATGATCAACAAGCTCTCCACCAAAGAGCAGAGCTTCTTTGAGGTGAAACTGAAAGAGCTCAAAGGTCACCATCAAAAACCTGAAACGTTCTACGCCTTCATGATCATGACAAACAATTTCAGTGAGAAGTACATCAAGAATCTGGTGCGAAACACCCTGAAAGACCTTGACACCTCCAGAAAAGAAGGACAGCTATTTTCACTCTTAGCTTTGCTAAATACATATGTGAATGGCTCCTACATGGCCCTGTCCCTATGTGAGGATTTTGTGGGGATTAGGAATGCTCTGTGGGGAAAAGAGACACTTGAGGACAAAATTAACCCATACTCCACGCTACTGATCCGCTTCAACATTGAAGAGCACGGCACTTATCAGGCAGTTCGGTTTCTACACCAAATGATTGCAAGTAATTGCCTCAAAGTCCTCACCGGAAAGCACAAGCTTCAACTGGGGGAAATAACAACCAGTCTGTTACACTGTGACTTGCTGTACAAATCTGGCATGGGTAAGGACATCCTGGTTCAAAACATCCAAAGTATGCTGATCACGCGGCAACGAAAGGAACTTGGACATGACAAAGATACACTCTTCTCTCCTTTGATTGAAGACATACAGACGGATGAGGGAATCAGCCAAATCAAAGAAGTTCTTGTAAGAGCAACAATGAGATTTGACAAAAACGCAACTCTGCCACAAGCTTTGGCAAGGCATTTCTATCTGAAAGAGAAGGATTATATATCTGCTCTGCAATGGGCCAAGGATGCACAGCAGAAAATGTACAATTCTTACATTGCAGACACATTGGGACAGGTGTACAAAAGCCACCTGAAATATGAAATTGAACGTGCTGAGGAGCTCACTCCAGAAGGGTTAGACAAATGCCTAAAATTAGCATTTCAGGCCACCAAAGCATTCAGAGATTCACAGGAACTCGCAAAGAAGGACGAGCCAATGGATTCCCTTGATCTGCCCAACAGAAAGAGGCAACGAACCTACAACACATCTGGGTATGTCGGTGAAATGGAAGTTTCAATGATTGTTTTTGATATCATCAAAGATATTCCTTTTTTCAAAAAAAGTGATGCACTCCAGCGAGACAAAATGCTGCAGTTCCTCAAAAACCACTTGCCAGTGAGTGATTTTCATGAAACAACAAACAGTACAAATTATCAATTCATTGCTGTTCTGTCAGACCACGAGAAATTCCTGGTCTCTTTGAAGCCACGGCTGAAGGAGATGTTCAGTTTTTTTGAGAACTACTTCACATACCTGAAGCCAAGGTCAATTGAGAAGGAGACAGCAGAGGACAGAAACAAACGAAAAGTATCAGAGCTCTTCAAGAAGTACATTCACATCTTCTGTTCCTCGGGAGAAGAGAGAGCCTCCGAAAGGGCCAGTAAACCAAAACTGAGTCTCCGGCAGGAGATAGAGGAGCAGCGAAACTATTTGGAGCAAAAACGAGCAGATTCATTTGCTGGTCTTCTCCAGTATCTGAATGAGAAGAATGGGAATCAAATTGAATTAATTCTGAAGAAATTGCAGTTCATTGTTCAAAATTCTACACGGAAACTCATGGCTGATCGGATCAATTTCATCCTTGCAAACATTGTTCTTCACTGCGTTAAGCAAAGCTCAACATTGCTGAAGAGGTACGAGGAGCTGGTCTCCCTTCTCAACGAGGCACTGCAAGAAGAGGGAACCAATTCAAACTGCACAGAGCTGTACTACCTCTCAATGTTGCTGATGTGGCCAAGAAAGGACAACCTGCTTGAGAGCACCACAACGTTCAAAAACATTGGCACGTATGTCACTTCATCGAAAAAATCTTTCCATCGTCGCTTCTCCCACATGTTGCCGGCGAAGAGTTGCATCGCACATTTCTACCTCGGGAAATCAAGAGGACTGAGGAGAATAATTCACAAAGGCAGGCTTGATCAGTTGCTGTACAAAGAGGGACCCAAAACATCACACAAGAAGGCCTCATCCAAAGATAGACCCCCAAACCCGCATCAACTGTGGCAAAGTGGAGCAATATGGAGGGATCCTGAGATACAAAACCTTTTACAGCGGGTCAAAGGCAAAACGGAAAACGGTGATATTTATGTTTACTACGGGGGCAATTTGAAAATCTCAGTGCGTCCAGTATACCTTGGTGGAGTCCGGAGTGGATGCAGTACGGAGGAGGTCTCCTTTTACCTTGGATTCACCATGGAGGGACCCGTCGCTTATGACATAAAGTATGAAAATGACCGGTAA